Proteins encoded in a region of the Puntigrus tetrazona isolate hp1 chromosome 12, ASM1883169v1, whole genome shotgun sequence genome:
- the get4 gene encoding Golgi to ER traffic protein 4 homolog, with protein sequence MSEQESLKSSSARNRGGVQRVEGKLRASVERGDYYEAHQMYRTLFFRYMSQAKHAEARELMYNGALLFFSYNQQNSAADLSMLVLESLEKSGAKVDDETLEHLAKLFSLMDPNSPERVAFVSRAIKWSSGGSGKLGHPKLHQLLALTLWKEQNYSESRYHFLHSSDGEGCAQMLVEYSSARGFHGEVDMFVAQAVLQFLCLKNKTSALVVFTTYTQKHPSIEKGPPYVQPLLNFLWFLLLAVDGGKLTVFTVLCEQYQPSLKRDPMYNEYLDRIGQLFFGVPPKQTSSYGGLLGNLLNSLMGSGEDEEGEEAQEDSSPIELD encoded by the exons ATGTCGGAGCAGGAGTCTCTGAAGAGCTCCAGCGCGAGGAACCGCGGAGGAGTACAGCGAGTGGAGGGCAAACTGAGAGCCAGTGTGGAGAGAGGGGATTATTATGAGGCTCATCAGATGTACCGGACATTATTCTTCAG GTACATGTCACAAGCGAAGCATGCAGAGGCCAGAGAGTTGATGTACAACGGAGCGTTGCTTTTCTTTAGTTATAATCAG CAAAACAGTGCTGCGGATCTGTCCATGCTGGTACTAGAGTCCCTGGAGAAATCTGGGGCCAAAGTAGATGATGAGACACTAG AGCATTTGGCTAAACTCTTCAGCCTGATGGACCCAAATTCACCAGAGCGGGTGGCGTTCGTCTCCAGAGCGATTAAGTGGTCATCGGGAGGGTCGGGGAAGTTGGGCCACCCCAAACTACACCAGCTGCTGGCGCTCACATTGTGGAAAG aGCAAAACTACAGTGAATCACGCTATCATTTCCTCCACTCATCTGATGGAGAGGGCTGTGCACAGATGTTGGTGGAGTATTCATCAGCGCGAGGATTTCACGGGGAAGTGGACATGTTTGTAGCGCAGGCTGTCTTACA GTTCCTTTGTCTAAAAAATAAGACGAGCGCGTTGGTGGTGTTcaccacatacacacagaaGCACCCGTCTATAGAGAAGGGTCCTCCGTATGTGCAGCCTCTGCTGAACTTCCTGTGGTTCCTCCTGCTGGCTGTGGATGG tgggAAGTTGACGGTCTTCACAGTGTTATGTGAGCAGTATCAGCCATCACTGAAGAGAGACCCTATGTACAATGAG TATCTGGATAGAATAGGACAACTGTTTTTTGGAGTGCCACCTAAACAGACATCATCATATGGTGGTTTGCTAG GAAACCTATTGAATAGTCTAATGGGCTCAGGTGAGGACGAAGAGGGCGAGGAAGCTCAGGAGGACAGCAGCCCAATCGAGCTGGACTGA